AGCTGTCACCTTGGGGGTGGTCCCTGCAGGAGCTGCCTCCATCCTCAACAACCAGCCTCACTCTAGCTCTTCTCTGCAGGAAGACACCATGGAGGAGTCTGGGTGGAAGCTGGTGCACGGCGATGTCTTCAGGCCCCCCCAGTACCCCATGATCCTCAGCTCCCTGCTGGGCTCAGGCATTCAGCTCTTCTGTATGATCCTCATTGTCATCTGTGAGTGTGCCCAGCGGGGCCCGGCATGGGGCATGGCTCCCTCTTCCAGGTGTCTCAAGGAGAGAAGGGTGGGCTTCCCTCCCTGCAGAAAGGGAACCAAGCTCCTGGCGCCAAGTGGGCATGTCAGTATCTCTGGGCCAGACGGGCGGTCTATGTcagcagcagccccagccccagcccaggacTGGTGATTCACCTCACAGCTGTTTACAGAGCCCACCATGTCCCCTCCGTCAATGAGGCCACACATCACTGCTATGAGCTTGGCCTCCTTTTATAGTCAGAGGCTGTGACCTGCCCAAAGTCAGTACCAGGATTAGGATTgaaatcaagtattttttttatttaacaaaaaccCCACTAATATATAGTAATTTTAGACAGCTTTGGAGTCTGTCTAGATTTACATCTCAGTCTCATGCCTCCAAGCTTTGTGACCTCGGACAGGCCACTtgacctctgtgagcctcagtttccttacctgagaaatggggaaagtaaTCACCCTGCAGAGTTGGTAAGGTGGGTTCAGAGACCTGGCATTTGTGGTGCCCTCAGCCCAGCACCTGACTAACTGCAAGTGCTCTGTGGACTGGAAGCTGCAGTTGAGATTTGGCCAGTCAAGGCCCAGCAGCTGCTGCACCCCTCTGAACTCCAGCTAAGACCCAGTCTTCCCCTGTAGAGGGCAGGGGACTCTGCTGTTGAGAAGACAAGGAAGGGGGAGCCTCATCTGCCCAGACGACTCCTGTCAGCCTGTCCAAGATGggtctggggctggggctggggctggggctgggggcctgggatCAGCCACCCTGCCTttctctgccctccctccctccctccctccacagttGTGGCCATGCTTGGGATGCTGTCACCCTCCAGCCGGGGAGCTCTCATGACCACAGCCTGCTTCCTCTTCATGTTCATGGGGTAGGTGTGTCTGAGCGGGCGCCCGGGGGCAGCACAGGCCTCTTCCACGCCAGCTAATGGGTCCCCTTGGTGTGGATCCCTGCCATTTTCCCACAGGGTGTTTGGCGGATTTTCTGCTGGCCGTCTGTACCGCACTCTAAAAGGCCATCGGTGGAAGAAAGGAGCCTTCTGTGTGAGTGTCCTAAACCTTCTCTGATGTTTGGTGGGAAGCTGAGAAGCTTCTTCCTGGGCTCCTCAGGAGGAGGTAGGCAGGCCCTGGTGGAGATTTTGGGCCAGAAGCTGAGCAGCAGCAAGACGTAGGAGGAGGAGCACAGGTCCAGGGGAGGAATGCCAGGCTGTTACCCACAGGCTCACGGCAGAACCTGCTAGGGCCTCCGCcgtcccatctgtaaaatgagggattTGAACTTAGGTCATTTTTAGCCAACATCGTCTGATGGCTCAAGCAAGAGAAGAAATAGGGGATTCAGAATAACAAGATTTAGAATAGGAGGGCAGCTGAGAGAACACCCTGAATAAAGAGGGAATTGCCTGCCTAAGCCCGAAGAGGCCAGACCTGAGTTCCTGTCAGTCCGTTTTTCCAGACTAGTGCCTGCATTTCTCTTTGGTGAGGGCTCCTGCCCTTCTCTGGCCTCCTGGAGGTAAGGCGAGTTCTTGGCAGCAGAAAAGACCATAGAAACCAGAGGGGGTCTGGAGATTGACCTCACCTCCTAGGGAGCCCCAAGCCCCTTCTCCCAGAGCGAGTGAGTCCCTTAGAGGACTAGGCAGACTCTTGGGTGCCCACTCTCAGAGAAGTCTCTGGGCCCGGGATTCTGAAACCATTCTCACCGCTGTCAAAAGGTCAAGGAGAGCTCTGGCTGCCACACctctggcacaaagtaagcctCAGTAAAGAAAAGTTAGGACCGTGACTATTTTGGAAGGATCAAAGAAAGCTTCCTGAAttgttttttggtgtgtgtgtgtgtttgtttgtttgtttttaagagtttcgctcttattgctcaggctggagtgcaatggtgcgatctcagctcactgcaacctccacctcccgggttcaagttattctcctgcctcagcctcccgagtagctgggattacaggcatgcgccactatgcctggctaattttatatttttcgtagagacggggtttctccatgttggtcaggctggttgcgaattcccaaccttaggtgatctgcccacctcggcctcccaaagtgctgggattacaggcgtgaaccaccatgcccagccaatttcctGAATTCTTGATGATTTGAGCATTTTTCTCTGGCTACCATATGCCAAGAGCCAGGGATCTAGAGAGGAGTAAAACCCACCACTGCCTCCTGGCAAGGTTCTTCCTTGACGAGGTCACCAGATACCCTCCAGGATTTCCCTCAATGGACCCCACAGCAAACACAGTCTTTTTCCCCCAAACCACCCCTTGCATCTAGTGAGCCCATCATTCATCCAGGCCccccaagccagaaacctggagTTGCCTGTCCTCCTTCTCCCTCGTGCCTCATTCCTTCTCAGACATCAAGTACTAAGGGTCTTCCTACCAAATGTTCTGTGAATGTTCCATGAATTCCACGCCCCCGCCCCCATCTCTACATCTTCAAGGATTCAGACATCTTTGCCTCTCACTTGGCTCTCACGGTCTCCCTGCAAGATTCTGAGCCTTACCTGGTGCCTTTCCACAGGGGGTCATCTCCGACAGCCCGCAGCAGTGTGGGTGTACTCTCCTATGGCCTAGTCTGTGCCATCCCCTCTGCCTGGGCCACACCACCCTTATTTCTCACCTGGCTGGTGTCACCTCATCCTTTAAGTCTTAGCTCCTGCATCAGTACTCTAGAGGCTGTTGCCTCCCCCACCTCCTACAGCCCTCATGAGACCTAAGTAGCACTTGGCAGAGCTAAATAGGGGCGGTGTGTCGTTCTCTACATAGGGGTCTGCCTTTCTCCCTGGAGCATTTTTTCCTACCTAGCACGGTGACCAGTCAGTAAATTTCAGCCAGGAAGGCAGATGAGGAATTCTGTGCTACACAACAGTCATGCAGGAACacacaggaagggaggaagtgacCTTTGAGCCGGGCCTTGGAGAGGAGGATTTCAGATGAAGGGATGCAGCCAGCAGTGGGACCTAAGGTTCTAGAATGGCCTAGATCCCCGTCTGGCTCTGTTCTTTCATTGGTTGGTAACTTTCAACAgccctctgagcttcagtttccccatctctccAATGAAGATCGCTAGGGTTAACTGCACATAAGGACCTTGGTACAGCGTTAGCCCTCAGGAAATGGATCCTCTGAGGTGTTGATGACCTATGCAGAAAGGCCCAGAGACAGGAATGTGCAGGAACAGTGACCAGTTGTTGGGTGCAGGGCTGTGAGCCAAAGATGAAACTGGCAATGGAGGTTGAGCGTCAGGTTCCAGAGGGCCTTCGCCATTGTGGTTAGTGACCCACCTGGAAGCTCAGGATGCCACAGCAGTCCCTGGCCTGGTGATCAGTGTGGCAAGAAGATTCATGCCGGttgtggtggcttgcgcctgtaatccccgtcccttgggaggccaagacaggaagatcacttgagcccaggagtttgagatcagcctgggcaacacagtgagaccctgtccctacaaaaaataaattacttggttgtggtggtatgtgcctgtagtcctagctaatcaggtaggtgaggtgggaggatcacttgagcccaggtgtttgaggctgcagtgagctgattacaccactgcactccagcctgagtgacacagtgagaccctgtctctgaagaaaatagaagcaaaaggCTCAACTTTAACTCTGGGCATTGACTAGACTAGAATCCCTGTGCCTAGACCCCACCCAAGAGATTCTGACTGGCTAGAATACACTGCAGTAGGTCAGGAGCATGGGCTCTGGGTTCAGACTGCCTGAGTTTATACAACTCTGCTGCACCTTCAGGAGACTGGGTGACATGGAAGTGGGGGGAGTCTTTAACATTGccaggcctcagtgtcctcattaaAAGGAATAATGGTAGACTTTCCTTCCAGACTTGCAGTGAGGATTAGGTGAGACAAGGTACATAGGAACCCAGCATCTGCCACCCCTAAGACTCAGCGCTTCACCATCCTTCTAGGCGGTTTGGGTTGGGGCCCAGACATATGTGGTTTGTTAAAgttggttttgggggtttttttgtgtgtgtgagacagagtctcgctctattacccaggctggagtgcagtggcgtgactcggctcactgcaacctctgcctcccgggctcaagcgatccgtctgtttcagcctctcaagtagctgggaccacaggtgcgtactaccacacctggctacttttttgtaaagacagggtttcaccatgttgcccaggctggtctcaaacacctgagctcaagcgattctggaagtaattttttttccccccaaaaaaaaaaaaaaaaaaagatttacatatgtgtatatatatgcattatatatatatatacattatatatatatagtgtagttaacgtgttctttctttttttccttttttgagatggagtctcgctttatcgcctaggctggagtgcagtggtacgatctctcctcactgcaacctttgcctcccgggttcaagcaattctctagcctcagcctcctgagtagctgagactacagccgtgtgccaccacacccagctagtttttgtatttttagtagagttggagtttcaccatgttggccaggctggtctcaaactcctgacctcaggtgatccacccacctcggcctcccaaagtgtgggactgcaggcttgagccaccgcacccggccagagtAGTTACCTTGTTCTCAGTGATGAGAGTACATCAGAGAACAAGGTAGATACACTCCTcccaaggagctcacagtctttTGGGGATAGGTGGATATTGATCAGGTAGCCAAAATATGTAATTACAAACTGGGAGGAGAGCAAGAAGGGGCAGTTTTAGGGACCTGAGAGGGCATAGGACAGAGCCTTGCTCAGTCTGAGGGTCAGGGAATACTTTCTGGAAGGAATGATGCTTGAGCTGAGTCTGAAAGACAAGGAGGGCTTAAGAGCTTCTGGTCTGGGGGCCCCACTGGGACAGGTTGGGGAGCTCCCTGGATGCTGCTCCTCAGCCTGGCCCCTCTTGCTTCAGACGGCAACTCTGTACCCTGGTGTGGTTTTTGGCATCTGCTTCGTGTTGAATTGCTTCATTTGGGGAAAGCACTCATCAGGAGCGGTAAGTGTCTCCCCTaccctcccagcccctccccagcaaGCGAGGGCCAGCTGCACTCAGCCCCACTCCCAAAAGCCACTTCCTgccattcccttcccttttctgagTCCCCAAAGTTATGTTCCCAGCCATGAGGGCAGAGGGCCATGTGGGgtttccccagccctgcccttggTGTGCCATGCCCTGGCCCTGGCCTTCCTGTGAGATCTTTCAGACAACTGGCCCAAGCCCACTTCTCTAAAGGGAGGTTTCCACAGTCCAAGGGCCAACTGGGAAATTTCCCCTTGTCTTAACCAAGAGTGGGCTTCCCAGTGTGAGTTTATTAGGTCAGTATCCCAAAGCAAGCCTGTCCTCCTCAGTGTCCCTGCCCCTCAGCACCAGCCCCTGCaagtggagaggagaggaaaggaaggatcAGGTTGTATTACCCTTAGAATTGGGATCCTGCCAGCCCTAGCCCAGTGTGTTACTAGCAGCTGTCCAAGACTTACTGAGTAGGATTTTGAACTcagttgtggggaggggggatggggtcTTGGTCAATTAGCAGGACTGCAGTTGAGATGGGGCAGGCATTTTGCTCTCCTAGCCTTAGCAGGTAGAGCCGCCTGCCCTCCACCTGGGGGTGGCGGTAAAGGTCCTCGCATGAGGCTTCATGTCCAGGCACTCGGAGGAGGGGTTTCTTTCCCAGCAATTAGGAAGCCACCCTCAAGACACAGTCATGCCCTTCCTCTCACTTCCCCTTTTTTATACCTGCGTTCCTTCTCCCTTTGAGCATTTTCCTCCCAGTTACCAACTGCTCATTATAAACATTCATTGTAGAAATTTTGGAAAGTACAGAGAAGTtatagaagaaatttaaaataaccccAAATCTACTCACCAGAGATAAATACAGTGTAGGTCTTTAATATatgttctttctgtcttttttcctttttatagataTACTTACAAAAgaattctgtaatttaaaatttataaaataacagcaaacatttatatgGTTCTTGCTTTGTAGTAAtactgttctaaacactttatatatttatttctttttatgtgattCTTGTAAAAACTTAAGTGTAGAGAagaggataaagaagaaaatgaaaaatcaattcTAATCCCCCATATCCCATTTAAGAAAGTATTGTTAGCTCTTTGGTATAGGCCTTTCCAGGCAcaagtataaataaatagaattgtcccttggtatccatagGGGagtggttccaggacccctgaaGATGCCAAAATTCAAGGATGCTCGAGTCTCATATATAAAGTGGCATAGTGTTTACCTACACACATCCTGTATATTCTAACTCttctctagattacttaaaatacctaatacactgtaaatgctatataaatagttgttatactgtattgttttttaatttgtatattgttgtattttttgtttgtttgttttgtgacagagtctcactctgtcgctcaggctggagtgcagtggtgtgatctcagctcactgcagcctctgcctcccaggctcaagcggtcctcccacctcagccccactgagtagctgggactacaggtgccaccaccacactcagctatttaaaaaaaaaaaaaaatcatagagatgcattctcactgtgttgcctaggctggtctcaaactcctgggctccagtgatctgcccacctaggcctcccaaagtgctgggattacaggcatgagccattgcccccagcttattttactgttttttgtttttggtttttttttcctggacattttctttttttcttttttttttttttttgagacgaagtctcactctctcactctgtcacccaggctggagtgcagtggcgaggtctcagctcactgcaacctccacctcctgggttcaggcgattctcctgctccagcctcccaagtaactgggattacaggtgttccccacagtgcctggcaattttttttttttttggtaattttagtagagacttggtttcaccatgttggccaggctggtcttgaactcctgacctcaagtgatctgcccgccttagcctcccaaactgctgggattacaggcatgagccaccatgcccggccttcctGAACATTTTCTGTTTGCAGttaaatccacagatgcagaacctgTGGATACAGAGGACCGactatgttgtgtttttattaaaatggaatcCTTCTATACACATAGTTTTATATCTTCCTCTTTACACTTAATAGTGTATCATGGAGTTTTATTCTGACAAGATTGGGAGCACTTtgtacaattttgttttttccctttttttcttcacataatGTGCCACATGTAATCTCTTCATTTTGACCTCTTCATCTCCTCTTCACGTTCTCAGTCCCTTCCTTCCtgttcctcccctccttcctccctggaTGGTGAGCTCCTCTGGGATGCTGAGGTGCCTTCTTCACTGGGAGTCCAGATCAGGGCTGGGGCCAGCCCCAAGAGATGCTGGCCAGGAGCCCTGTGATGGGGGCAGGGAGTGTGCTTCTGCTGCACAAGTCGCCTCTCCTTCCATGGAGCCCAGAAGGTCCCCTCCCCCTTGCGCAGCCCCCATCCCGGGCACCAGGGCTTCGTGGGGGCCTCATGGCGCCATGTCCACAGGTGCCCTTTCCCACCATGGTGGCTCTGCTGTGCATGTGGTTCGGGATCTCCCTGCCCCTCGTCTACTTGGGCTACTACTTCGGCTTCAGAAAGCAGCCATATGACAACCCTGTGCGCACCAACCAGATTCCCCGGCAGATCCCCGAGCAGCGGTGGTACATGAACCGATTTGTGGGGTGAGTCCTCCAGCAGAGGCAAGAGCAGGGGGGCATGGAAGAGGGTACCCACCCCCTACCAGAAGGGTGCAGCAACCAGAGTTCCTGCTGCTTCAGCCAGCTCTAATAGAGTTTATAAAAGCTTAGCTTCACTCTAAGATCAAGGTGACCAGGTTGTAGGCAGACCTGGTGTCGTCCTAGGAACCAGGACAAGGAAGGGGAAGGATGGAAGGGTATCGTGAGACAGGTTAAGACCATCACTTGGACCTCGGGCAAGTCATTCCACCTTTCTGCACCCCagtttcccatctataaaatgagaataatgccCACCCTGCCTACCTCTCAAGAGATTATAATAGTACAGAAATATGCCAGAAGAATTAGCACCACCACACTTGTGTAGGCACTCTCACTTCATGCCAGCTTGGGAGGGAGCTTGGGGCTTCCTGATGGCCTGGTCTCTAACAGTGTTAACCTCTTGTTCTGCGGCAGCATCCTCATGGCTGGAATCTTGCCCTTTGGCGCTATGTTCATCGAGCTCTTCTTCATCTTCAGTGTGAGTACTGGTGCCTTCCCAACCCCTCCACCACTGCTAGCCAGGTCTCTCCCACTCCACTTGGGTACTCTGCTGCCTGCTGCCTGAGAAATTTCACATGGGCCACTTCACCTCTCGGAGCCCCATTCTTCACCCTGAAATTGGATAACAGCCTTCCCTGTCAGGGCAGCGTTGAAAgttaaatgaggctgggcacagtggctcacgcctataatttcagcactttggaaggccgaggcaggtggatcacaaggtcaggagtttgagaccagcctgtccaagatgatgaaacccggtctctactaaaaaatacaaaaattagccgggcatggtggcacgtgcctgtagtcccagctacttgggaggctgaggcaggagaatcgcttgaacccgggaggcggaggttgcagtgagccaagatcgcaccactgcactccagcctgggcgacagagtgagactccgtctaaaaaaaaaaaagttaaatgagacATGCGGTGTGGGGGGCGGTGCCTGGTGTGTGGAAAGCAGGGCTTGGTAAATAGAAGCTGCCTCAGTAGTACTTTAGTCGTTCACCACCATGACCGATAGCATCATTGCACCTGCTTTCGTTTCTGGGTCCTTGCACGTCTTTACCTCTCTGTGTTACTCATAGTTCCTAGGAGGGTAGACAGAAGGATTCCTGCTTGTCAGGGTCATTGTGAAGTTGGAATAAGTCATTGTAAAAGTGCTTGACTTCAGGAAATGCTGTTGTAGTGGTGATGATGACTCTTCCCAAAGAGTGCCAAGGTGAAAGTTGGTAGGAAGGCCTTTCAGAGCCATGTAAGTGTGGCTGACCCAGCTCGGGGCCCAGCCCAGATGGTACCTTGTACCAAGTCAGTACCGGACATGTATCTGCTATTCCAGAGTAGtggcccagcccctccctgctgAGACTACCTCACCCACACAGGTTTGCCTGGGAGAAGGGTCAGAGGAGGTGTTGGCTGCCCGTAGTGCCAAAGCCCATGCGTGCTCCCCAGGGAGGCCCCCTCTGTTTCATCTGTGGGGCTCTGGGCCAGTCACCAGCTTCTCTGATCCTTGACTTTCTTAGCTCTACCAGGCCAAGCTTTCGTAGACACACACATGTAGTAACTGCATATGAGGCATGTGGCACAAGGCCTAGCGCTTGGTAAGCTGCTCGAGTGGTGGTGGCTGCTCTATAATTTTGCTTTGGATAGGAATCATTATTTTCTACAAGCTGCTGAGTTCACGCTGGGGTCCACCCAGAGCAGGGTCAGTCAAGCCCCGGCCCCTCCCTAAGGACAGCGTGGCTCACCCCCTGCTCTGGGGAGGAGGGGCGAGAGCCACATGCCAGGCCCACAGGCCCTGATAGTGTCAGGATGATGTGTCCACTCCTGCCCTTGTGACAGGTTGGTGTGCCAGGGGAAGGGGTGCAGGGTAGGCAAGCCAGCTGAAGCCCCACTGTGTGTCCACAGGCTATCTGGGAGAATCAGTTCTATTACCTCTTTGGCTTCCTGTTCCTTGTTTTCATCATCCTGGTGGTATCCTGTTCACAAATCAGCATCGTCATGGTGTACTTCCAGCTGTGTGCAGAGGTGAGGAGAGCAGGGCCAGGAGGCGGGGGAGGGAGAACTGGATCCAGCATTGAACGGGTTGGTGAGGCTCTGTGGAGAGGCTGGGTCCGGGCTCTTCATGTGGCCCTTGCTTCTGGTTCTGAGCTCTTGGGCCAGTACATTGCTGtgcctctcccagcctccatGTATTTAACGGTACCCTGGGGCTAATGAGATACCTTCCAGCTTAGTTGTGTGGGGTACTCACCACAGCTAGATGAAAGGACAGTAGATTTGCCAATGCCAGGTCCACTCCAGTAATAGTTTCTCCAACAGGCTGATGCACACTGGGTGGCCTGTCCTCCCTCTGGGGACTAGCCATTGGCAGAGTAGGTGAAGCCAGGGTTTGGGATGAACAGTCTGGGCTGGGACCCTGTCTCCTCCATGAGTAGCTCTGGGTCTTGGGCAGGTTGCTTAACTTTGTGCCATCCATTCCTCCTCCATATGATGGGGTGAGTGAGAGGACCTACCTTGGAGGCTGCTCTCAGGATTAAGTGAGTGGATTCATCTATAGCACTTAAAATGGTGCTGGCCAGCCAGACGCTGtagctcacgccggtaatcccagcactttgagaggccgaggtgggtggatcacaaggtcagaagatcgagaccatcctcgctaacatggtgaaaccccatctctactaaaaatacaaaaaattatctgggtgtggtggcatgtgcctgtagtcccagctacttgggaggctgaggcaggagaatcgcctgaacccaggaggtggaggttgcagtgagccaagaccgcacgactgcactccatcctgggcaacagagtgagactccgtcttaaaaaaaaaaaaaaaaaaaatagggcctGCCACATGCTAAGCATTTGCTCGAGAAATGTTAATtacttttttgttgattttttttttaatgaggtatAAACAGTAAAGTTCACCCTTCTTTGTCCACAATTCTGTGGTTTTTAGAAATGCATACAGTTGTGGAACCACCATCACAGTCAAACTgtgaaacatttccatcaccctatTTGTTACTGCTCTTACCAGAGTCTTCAGCCCCTCAAGCAACTGTGAAATTGGTAGGAAGGGGTTCTGCCCCAGGACAACACTGACcttcctctgtttcctcctcaGGATTACCGCTGGTGGTGGAGAAATTTCCTAGTCTCTGGGGGCTCTGCATTCTACGTCCTGGTTTATGCCATCTTTTATTTCGTTAACAAGGTACTGCCCTCCTTGAGGAGGTCCTCTTAGTCCTCGTAGGGTAGGAAGGTCAGGAGGAGGATTCTGGGAGAAAAACCCAAGTGCCTGAATCTTCCTTTTCCATCCAGAATGGAGAGGACCAAAGCCACCTAGAACTGTTCCTGCTCTAGAAGATGGATCTTAGTAGGAAAGAAAGAATCTGTATTCTGTATGTTTGGGAGACAAAGGCCATCAGGATACGTGACAATGTGAATAATAATGCTTGTGAAACTTACGAAGTATAGCCATGGCCAAAGCAGGACTTGAAAGCAGTATGTCACCTGTAGGGCTCTTCACAGGAAATAAGAGGGACTAATAACActttgagagaaaggaaaatatgagagtaacatgaaagaagaaaagtagaaaggagttaataaagataaaagcacaAAATGCTGAAATAGCCTAAATAGTAGAACCCAAATTTAGGGCTGCAGGCGTCCTGGCTCTGCAGGTGTCCTCTTCTTCACACAAGTACTGTTCAATCCTGCAGAGTAAGGAGAGGATGGGAAAGTTCTTCGCAGGCATCTTGGAGCCCTCCTTGCTCTGTGACCCAACAGAGGTAAAGTGTGGCCCAATAATAAGAGGGAGCCAG
This is a stretch of genomic DNA from Papio anubis isolate 15944 chromosome 16, Panubis1.0, whole genome shotgun sequence. It encodes these proteins:
- the TM9SF4 gene encoding transmembrane 9 superfamily member 4 isoform X3; the encoded protein is MNSEKKCEVLCSQSNKPVTLTVEQSRLVAERITEDYYVHLIADNLPVATRLELYSNRDSDDKKKEKDVQFEHGYRLGFTDVNKIYLHNHLSFILYYHREDMEEDQEHTYRVVRFEVIPQSIRLEDLKADEKSSCTLPEGTNSSPQEIDPTKENQLYFTYSVHWEESDIKWASRWDTYLTMSDVQIHWFSIINSVVVVFFLSGILSMIIIRTLRKDIANYNKEDDIEDTMEESGWKLVHGDVFRPPQYPMILSSLLGSGIQLFCMILIVIFVAMLGMLSPSSRGALMTTACFLFMFMGVFGGFSAGRLYRTLKGHRWKKGAFCTATLYPGVVFGICFVLNCFIWGKHSSGAVPFPTMVALLCMWFGISLPLVYLGYYFGFRKQPYDNPVRTNQIPRQIPEQRWYMNRFVGILMAGILPFGAMFIELFFIFSAIWENQFYYLFGFLFLVFIILVVSCSQISIVMVYFQLCAEDYRWWWRNFLVSGGSAFYVLVYAIFYFVNKLDIVEFIPSLLYFGYTALMVLSFWLLTGTIGFYAAYMFVRKIYAAVKID